Proteins co-encoded in one Geovibrio ferrireducens genomic window:
- a CDS encoding dihydroorotate dehydrogenase electron transfer subunit, producing MKGIILKNERLNDKYRLMEIESPEFVQTAKPGQFVMVKTGLQDYLADPLLRRPFGLVDVRGNTFRLLYMLVGKGTRLMTESPAGSVIEFSSSLGNGFKSVKNQKVALVAGGVGIAPLLWIAKLLKDDGCSVTLYFGGRNQEDIILADEFRPHIDKLVITTDDGSVGDKALVTVPFGQDVKGFDRVYACGPKRMLEAVSGICVKGGVPVDVSLDERMACGMGACLGCIIYVREGEETVQKRCCVEGPVFDGSKVVWESVCR from the coding sequence ATGAAGGGAATTATCCTTAAAAACGAAAGACTTAATGATAAATACCGCCTTATGGAAATCGAATCGCCTGAGTTTGTGCAGACAGCCAAGCCCGGTCAGTTCGTCATGGTGAAAACAGGTTTGCAGGACTATCTGGCTGATCCGCTTCTCAGGCGGCCGTTTGGTCTGGTGGATGTCCGCGGAAATACCTTCCGCCTGCTTTACATGCTTGTGGGGAAGGGAACACGTCTCATGACGGAAAGCCCCGCCGGATCAGTGATAGAATTTTCATCCAGTCTCGGAAACGGCTTTAAGTCGGTTAAGAACCAAAAAGTGGCTCTCGTTGCGGGCGGAGTGGGCATTGCCCCTCTGCTCTGGATAGCGAAGCTTCTGAAGGATGACGGATGCAGCGTTACTCTGTATTTCGGCGGACGGAATCAGGAGGATATAATTCTGGCTGACGAGTTCCGCCCGCATATAGACAAGCTCGTTATCACCACTGATGACGGCAGCGTGGGGGATAAAGCCCTTGTGACTGTGCCTTTCGGGCAGGATGTAAAAGGGTTCGACCGTGTATATGCGTGCGGCCCCAAACGTATGCTTGAGGCGGTCAGCGGAATATGTGTCAAAGGCGGCGTTCCGGTGGATGTCTCTCTGGATGAACGCATGGCGTGCGGAATGGGCGCCTGTCTCGGCTGTATCATCTATGTGAGGGAAGGGGAGGAAACAGTGCAGAAAAGATGCTGTGTGGAAGGCCCCGTGTTTGACGGCTCAAAGGTCGTTTGGGAATCGGTTTGCAGGTAG
- the carB gene encoding carbamoyl-phosphate synthase large subunit: protein MPRRNDIKTILVIGSGPIVIGQACEFDYSGTQAVKALKEEGYRVVLINSNPATIMTDPEIADATYIEPLTVEILDKILDVEKPDAILPTVGGQTALNLALAAYDAGVLEKHKVELIGANVQAIRKAEDRELFKEAMAKIGLDMPKSEIVRTYQQAMDCIDSIGFPAIIRPSFTLGGTGGNVAYNIEEYKSYVEWGLEASPVHEILVEESALGWKEYELEVMRDLNDNVVIICSIENFDPMGVHTGDSITVAPAQTLTDKEYQELRNASIKVMREIGVDTGGSNVQFAVNPANGRQIIIEMNPRVSRSSALASKATGFPIAKIAAKLAVGYTLDEIPNDITKKTPASFEPTIDYCVVKFPRFTFEKFPGADDRLTTQMKSVGEVMSIGRTFKESLQKAINSLETGKTGFDEVFPAEELGRESVREEIEKYLRRPTDKRMWYIGDAFRAGYTTEEIHEISAIDPWFLDNIKEIIEFEAELRAKGSLKAVNADMMESAKRLGFSDKRLAKLLKTNEDEVRNSRRKAVYKRVDTCAAEFESNTPYLYSTFEDECEAEPTDRKKVIILGGGPNRIGQGIEFDYCCVHASFALEEAGYETIMVNCNPETVSTDYDTSDRLYFEPLTKEHVLNIVEKEKPIGVIVQFGGQTPLKLAVPLEKAGVPILGTSPDSIDIAEDRERFKDLIERLHIKQPPNGIAKNDQQAFEIADKIGYPVVVRPSYVLGGRAMEIVYEREALVNYMKYAVEASDDHPVLIDKFLENAIEVDVDSVSDGDMVVIGGIMQHIEEAGIHSGDSACSIPARTISKEMQAKIISETKKLSRELNVIGLMNVQWAIKGDELFILEVNPRASRTVPYVSKTIGRPLAKIASKVMVGIKLKELGFTEEIYPEYYTVKEAVFPFVKFPGTDLVLGPEMKSTGEVMGIDTDFGMAFYKSQLAAGNKLPEKGKVFISVKDACKDGVLPVARKFVELGFTVVSTAGTYDFLAGHGIDVERIKKVSEGRPNIVDAVKNREISFCLNIPAGRRSRLDSESIRRAILSYSVPYATTLEAVQAVVTAIESKIHKGMTVKPIQQYFGK, encoded by the coding sequence TTGCCAAGAAGAAACGACATCAAAACCATTCTGGTTATAGGTTCAGGCCCCATTGTTATCGGCCAGGCCTGCGAGTTTGACTATTCGGGAACACAGGCTGTAAAAGCCCTTAAGGAGGAAGGATACAGAGTTGTCCTCATAAACTCCAACCCCGCTACGATCATGACAGATCCCGAAATAGCCGATGCCACATACATAGAGCCTCTCACAGTTGAGATTCTGGACAAAATTCTGGACGTGGAAAAACCCGATGCCATTCTTCCCACCGTCGGCGGGCAGACAGCCCTCAACCTTGCTTTGGCCGCCTACGATGCAGGTGTGCTTGAAAAACACAAGGTTGAGCTCATAGGCGCGAATGTTCAGGCTATCAGAAAAGCGGAAGACCGCGAGCTTTTCAAAGAGGCTATGGCGAAAATAGGCCTTGATATGCCGAAAAGCGAAATAGTCCGCACATATCAGCAGGCTATGGACTGTATAGACAGCATAGGCTTTCCCGCCATCATACGCCCTTCGTTCACTCTGGGCGGAACAGGCGGAAACGTTGCCTATAACATAGAGGAATACAAAAGCTATGTTGAGTGGGGGCTTGAGGCCTCGCCAGTGCATGAAATCCTCGTGGAGGAATCCGCCCTCGGCTGGAAGGAATACGAGCTTGAAGTAATGCGCGACCTGAACGACAATGTGGTTATTATCTGCTCCATAGAAAACTTTGACCCCATGGGTGTTCACACAGGGGACAGCATCACTGTTGCACCCGCACAGACACTTACAGACAAGGAATATCAGGAACTCCGCAACGCCTCAATCAAGGTTATGCGTGAGATAGGCGTGGACACGGGCGGCTCAAACGTTCAGTTTGCGGTGAACCCTGCCAACGGCCGCCAGATAATCATCGAGATGAACCCCAGAGTTTCCAGAAGCTCCGCTCTGGCATCCAAGGCAACAGGTTTCCCCATAGCCAAAATTGCCGCCAAGCTTGCCGTCGGTTACACTCTGGATGAGATACCCAACGACATCACCAAAAAGACCCCGGCATCATTCGAGCCCACAATAGATTACTGTGTGGTGAAATTCCCCAGATTCACCTTTGAGAAATTTCCCGGCGCGGATGACAGGCTGACAACCCAGATGAAATCCGTGGGCGAAGTTATGTCCATAGGCAGAACCTTTAAGGAATCCCTCCAGAAGGCCATCAACTCCCTTGAAACAGGCAAAACAGGCTTTGACGAAGTTTTCCCCGCGGAAGAGCTCGGCAGGGAATCCGTAAGGGAGGAGATAGAGAAATATCTCCGCCGCCCCACAGACAAACGTATGTGGTACATAGGTGATGCTTTCAGGGCGGGCTACACAACGGAAGAGATACATGAAATCAGTGCGATAGACCCGTGGTTCCTTGACAATATCAAGGAGATCATAGAGTTCGAGGCGGAACTCAGGGCTAAGGGTTCACTTAAGGCTGTAAACGCTGATATGATGGAAAGTGCGAAAAGGCTCGGCTTCTCTGACAAGAGGCTTGCCAAACTCCTTAAAACAAACGAAGACGAAGTAAGAAACTCACGCCGCAAGGCAGTTTATAAAAGGGTCGATACCTGCGCCGCAGAGTTCGAGTCCAACACACCTTATCTTTACTCAACCTTTGAGGATGAGTGTGAGGCGGAACCCACTGACAGGAAGAAGGTTATCATCCTCGGCGGAGGGCCCAACAGGATAGGGCAGGGTATAGAGTTTGACTACTGCTGCGTTCACGCCTCATTCGCTCTGGAAGAGGCCGGTTACGAGACAATCATGGTCAACTGCAACCCGGAAACGGTCAGTACCGACTATGACACCTCGGACAGGCTCTACTTTGAGCCGCTCACGAAAGAGCACGTGCTCAACATTGTTGAGAAGGAAAAACCGATCGGAGTGATTGTTCAGTTCGGCGGGCAGACACCCCTCAAGCTTGCTGTACCTCTTGAAAAAGCAGGTGTACCGATCCTCGGTACGTCCCCTGACAGCATTGACATAGCAGAAGACAGAGAGAGGTTCAAAGACCTCATAGAAAGGCTGCATATCAAACAGCCGCCCAACGGCATAGCCAAGAATGACCAGCAAGCCTTTGAAATAGCCGATAAAATAGGCTATCCGGTGGTTGTGCGTCCTTCTTATGTACTCGGCGGACGGGCGATGGAGATCGTTTATGAACGTGAAGCCCTTGTAAACTATATGAAATACGCCGTAGAAGCCAGTGACGACCACCCTGTGCTCATTGACAAGTTCCTTGAAAACGCCATTGAGGTGGATGTGGACTCCGTGAGTGACGGCGATATGGTTGTCATCGGCGGAATAATGCAGCATATCGAAGAAGCGGGAATCCACTCCGGCGACTCCGCATGCTCCATTCCGGCGCGCACTATCTCTAAGGAGATGCAGGCTAAAATAATCAGCGAAACCAAGAAGTTATCCAGAGAACTTAATGTAATAGGTCTGATGAATGTTCAGTGGGCAATCAAAGGCGATGAGCTTTTCATTCTTGAGGTTAACCCCAGAGCATCCAGAACCGTACCTTATGTGAGCAAAACCATCGGCCGCCCTCTTGCGAAAATCGCAAGCAAGGTGATGGTGGGTATAAAACTGAAAGAACTCGGCTTCACGGAAGAGATTTATCCCGAATACTATACGGTTAAGGAAGCTGTATTCCCCTTCGTCAAGTTCCCCGGAACTGACCTTGTCCTCGGACCCGAAATGAAGTCCACAGGCGAGGTTATGGGCATAGATACCGACTTCGGCATGGCATTCTACAAGTCTCAGCTCGCTGCTGGCAATAAGCTGCCTGAAAAAGGCAAGGTATTCATCAGCGTTAAGGATGCCTGCAAGGACGGTGTGCTCCCTGTCGCCAGGAAATTTGTGGAACTGGGCTTCACTGTTGTTTCCACTGCGGGCACATACGACTTCCTCGCCGGTCACGGCATAGATGTTGAGCGCATCAAAAAGGTCAGCGAAGGCAGACCGAACATTGTGGACGCGGTGAAAAACAGGGAGATCAGCTTCTGCCTGAACATTCCCGCGGGCAGACGCTCAAGGCTGGACTCGGAATCTATCCGCAGGGCGATCCTCAGCTACAGCGTGCCTTACGCCACAACCCTTGAAGCTGTTCAGGCTGTTGTTACCGCCATTGAATCCAAAATCCACAAGGGCATGACAGTTAAACCGATTCAGCAATATTTCGGGAAATAA
- a CDS encoding SWIM zinc finger family protein: MPKLSEEQLRNISTPLNLQRAENYVGKFIDCSVEGSLLKGTIKGNHGAYITTLQIDSDPIKFSCECSNSKEVFCKHAAALGLTYIYTPWVFASSRKLDRKSITTFDDIKFYIKTTTLKSLLDDVRGKNISSSQVAELAGVSIQQLSSIVKEDLNGKNHVLTDPLKIACLYLLCSQK; this comes from the coding sequence ATGCCAAAGCTTAGTGAAGAACAGCTTAGAAACATTTCCACTCCTCTGAATTTGCAGAGGGCGGAAAACTATGTCGGTAAATTTATCGACTGCTCTGTTGAGGGTTCTCTTCTGAAGGGAACAATCAAGGGTAACCACGGTGCTTACATAACCACTCTCCAAATCGATTCAGACCCCATAAAGTTTTCATGCGAATGTTCCAACTCCAAGGAGGTTTTCTGCAAGCATGCCGCTGCCCTCGGCCTGACTTACATCTATACACCGTGGGTTTTCGCCAGCAGCCGCAAACTGGATAGAAAAAGCATAACAACTTTTGACGATATTAAATTTTACATCAAAACAACCACGCTTAAGTCTCTCCTTGACGATGTGCGCGGCAAAAATATAAGCTCCTCTCAGGTGGCGGAACTTGCGGGAGTTTCAATCCAGCAGCTCTCCTCCATAGTTAAAGAGGATCTGAACGGCAAGAACCATGTGCTGACCGATCCTTTAAAGATTGCGTGCCTGTACCTGCTGTGCAGCCAAAAATAG